From one Tsukamurella tyrosinosolvens genomic stretch:
- the atzF gene encoding allophanate hydrolase, protein MTRIADIYRRIEADDRPEVFLALRPEAEVAAEYTASLAAGGPLAGVVLAVKDNVDVAGLPTTAACPGYAYRPAADAAAVAALRAAGAVVIGKTNLDQFATGLVGTRSPFGAVRDSRRPDRISGGSSSGSAVAVALDYADIAIGTDTAGSGRVPAGLQGIVGIKPTIGAVSTDGVVPACASYDCVTVFARDVATAGRAMAVMGATGTRRWAADTPFAAAPDAALAIPAELPALPASWREAFDGAVARAEAAGLRVKPVDVSELLAAAKLLYDGALVAERYSAVGEFVTVAGDDAGLDPTVAGIVRAAGEVPAHRLASDQAELRAIAARAAALFDGFAGLMVPTAPRHPTLAEVAADPVWVNSEMGTYTNFCNLLDLCGVAVPAGETADGAQFGITVLAPAGHDGVALDLAARITGAQPVAPWNLGLAGAVDLAVFGAHLRGQPLEHQLTSLGAHWAGEIRTVGEYRLVELATTPPKPGLVHDADHGRVIRGELWRLAPAALGTFLTRLPAPMTLGSVMLDDGRAVVGFGCQASALSDARELDVDHWLDR, encoded by the coding sequence ATGACCCGCATCGCCGACATCTACCGGCGCATCGAGGCGGACGATCGCCCCGAGGTGTTCCTCGCGCTGCGGCCGGAGGCGGAGGTCGCCGCCGAGTACACCGCGTCGCTCGCGGCGGGCGGCCCGCTCGCGGGCGTCGTCCTCGCCGTCAAGGACAACGTCGACGTGGCGGGCCTCCCGACCACCGCCGCCTGCCCCGGCTACGCGTATCGCCCCGCGGCGGACGCGGCAGCCGTCGCCGCCCTGCGCGCCGCCGGAGCGGTGGTGATCGGCAAGACGAACCTCGACCAGTTCGCCACCGGCCTCGTCGGCACCCGGAGCCCCTTCGGCGCGGTGCGCGACTCCCGGCGACCCGACCGCATCTCCGGCGGATCGAGCTCGGGCTCCGCCGTCGCCGTGGCCCTCGACTACGCTGACATCGCGATCGGCACCGATACCGCGGGTTCGGGCCGCGTGCCCGCCGGGCTGCAGGGCATCGTCGGCATCAAGCCGACGATCGGCGCCGTCAGCACCGACGGGGTCGTGCCCGCGTGCGCCTCGTACGACTGCGTCACGGTCTTCGCCCGCGACGTCGCCACGGCGGGCCGCGCCATGGCGGTCATGGGCGCCACCGGCACCCGCCGCTGGGCCGCCGACACCCCCTTCGCCGCCGCGCCCGACGCGGCGCTCGCGATCCCCGCCGAGCTCCCCGCCCTGCCGGCCTCCTGGCGGGAGGCCTTCGACGGTGCCGTCGCCCGCGCCGAGGCGGCCGGGCTGCGGGTCAAGCCCGTCGACGTCTCCGAGCTGCTCGCCGCCGCGAAGCTCCTCTACGACGGTGCCCTGGTCGCCGAGCGGTACAGCGCGGTGGGGGAGTTCGTCACCGTGGCAGGTGACGACGCGGGGCTGGATCCGACGGTGGCCGGCATCGTGCGCGCGGCGGGCGAGGTTCCCGCGCACCGTCTGGCCTCCGACCAGGCCGAGCTGCGCGCCATCGCCGCGCGGGCAGCGGCGCTCTTCGACGGCTTCGCCGGGCTCATGGTGCCCACCGCCCCGCGCCACCCGACCCTCGCCGAGGTGGCTGCCGACCCGGTCTGGGTGAACTCCGAGATGGGGACGTACACCAACTTCTGCAACCTCCTCGACCTGTGCGGCGTCGCCGTCCCGGCCGGGGAGACCGCCGACGGCGCGCAGTTCGGCATCACGGTGCTCGCGCCCGCGGGGCACGACGGGGTCGCGCTCGACCTCGCCGCTCGGATCACCGGCGCGCAGCCTGTGGCGCCGTGGAACCTCGGCCTCGCCGGCGCCGTCGACCTGGCGGTCTTCGGCGCGCACCTGCGCGGCCAGCCGCTCGAACACCAACTGACCTCGCTCGGGGCGCACTGGGCGGGGGAGATCCGGACCGTCGGCGAGTACCGGCTGGTCGAACTGGCGACGACGCCGCCCAAGCCGGGCCTCGTCCACGACGCCGACCACGGCCGCGTCATTCGCGGCGAGCTGTGGCGACTCGCGCCCGCCGCGCTGGGGACCTTCCTCACCCGGCTGCCCGCCCCGATGACGCTGGGCTCGGTGATGCTCGACGACGGCCGCGCCGTGGTGGGCTTCGGCTGCCAGGCCTCTGCGTTGAGCGACGCCCGCGAGCTCGACGTGGACCACTGGCTCGATCGCTGA
- a CDS encoding DUF1490 family protein, which produces MAVQAVLLKAGSALVTGLVGAAAYEATKKALAKAPLRESAVAATALGLKGSRKAEEVAENVRLNAADILAEAKERVGEESTPPATGAAHDHDH; this is translated from the coding sequence ATGGCGGTTCAGGCGGTACTCCTCAAAGCGGGCTCCGCGCTCGTGACCGGCCTCGTCGGCGCCGCGGCGTACGAGGCGACCAAGAAGGCGCTCGCCAAGGCGCCGCTGCGCGAGAGCGCGGTCGCCGCGACGGCGCTGGGACTCAAGGGCAGCCGCAAGGCCGAGGAGGTCGCCGAGAACGTGCGACTGAACGCCGCGGACATCCTGGCCGAGGCCAAGGAGCGGGTCGGCGAGGAGTCGACCCCACCGGCGACCGGCGCCGCGCACGACCACGACCACTGA
- a CDS encoding universal stress protein, with amino-acid sequence MTILVAHSTTPESAAALEAAYREAERRPGEPIVVFLLDGDAPDVSEAAARGLSVTIERPKEFEKDPVGGVVDAATALDASVLVIGIKHRTATGKLLFGSSAQRILLDATCPVLAVKVAQG; translated from the coding sequence ATGACGATTCTCGTCGCCCACTCGACCACTCCCGAGAGCGCCGCCGCGCTCGAGGCCGCCTATCGCGAGGCCGAGCGCAGGCCGGGGGAGCCCATCGTCGTCTTCCTGCTCGACGGTGACGCCCCCGACGTCTCGGAGGCCGCCGCGCGCGGCCTCTCCGTCACCATCGAGCGTCCGAAGGAGTTCGAGAAGGACCCGGTGGGGGGCGTCGTCGACGCCGCGACGGCGCTGGACGCATCCGTCCTCGTGATCGGGATCAAGCACCGCACCGCGACCGGCAAGCTCCTGTTCGGCTCGTCGGCGCAGCGGATCCTACTCGACGCCACCTGCCCCGTGCTCGCGGTGAAGGTCGCGCAGGGCTGA
- a CDS encoding tripartite tricarboxylate transporter TctB family protein, whose amino-acid sequence MTAQADEADAAAKGAGNGLGALVVPAILAIASTLVVIGNLTMDVQSDDSPGPTFFPWLLAIVGYALAAALAVHFVRNPDELARSETKFRTYTDWAAAGWLIGGLIAFAVLLDVLGWILAAALLFWCVTRAFNSKRPLFDVSVGLLLSSFVFLIFGVLLDVPLPSGILGGL is encoded by the coding sequence ATGACCGCGCAGGCAGACGAAGCGGACGCCGCGGCCAAGGGCGCGGGCAACGGGCTCGGCGCGCTCGTCGTCCCCGCGATCCTGGCCATCGCCAGCACCCTCGTGGTGATCGGCAACCTCACCATGGACGTGCAGTCCGATGACAGCCCCGGACCGACGTTCTTCCCGTGGCTGCTGGCGATCGTCGGCTACGCGCTCGCCGCCGCTCTCGCGGTGCACTTCGTCCGCAACCCGGACGAGCTGGCGCGCTCGGAGACGAAGTTCCGTACCTACACCGACTGGGCGGCCGCCGGCTGGCTCATCGGCGGACTCATCGCCTTCGCGGTGCTCCTCGACGTGCTCGGCTGGATCCTGGCCGCCGCGCTCCTGTTCTGGTGCGTGACACGGGCCTTCAACAGCAAGCGGCCGCTCTTCGACGTCTCGGTCGGGCTGCTGCTCTCCAGCTTCGTCTTCCTGATCTTCGGCGTCCTGCTGGACGTCCCGCTCCCGTCCGGAATCCTGGGAGGACTGTGA
- a CDS encoding amino acid permease, whose product MTTTQPRHHDSDDLAQLGYQPQLRRSLGTFASFAAGFSFVSILTTIFQLFGLGYSLGGAAFFWTWPLVYVGQFLVALCFAEMAARYPISGAIYQWSRRLGGEVVGWFGGWFMILAQIVTAAAAAIALQVVLPTVWSGFQIIGDNPSLTSSSGAANAVLLGTVLLIVTTTINCIGVHWMSRINAIGVTCELVGVVAVIGALAMHAQRGPQVVFDTSHATTTGSGGYLGAFIVSGLMAAYVMVGFGSAGELAEETVNPRRVAPRTIRFALTASAVGGGLMLITALMAAPTLGEELAAGGLPYVLQSVLGSFWGKVLLVDVAVAVFICTLAIQTACSRLIFSMARDHRLPFSDQLSRVNPRTQAPVAPAVLIGVLCVAVLLVNVGNPAIFATLASVCIVLIYLAYLSVTVPMLYQRLRGWPHGATVRDSEGKPVFTLGRWGVPINAAAVLYGGAMVINLAWPRAEIYDPTGQSPLLQWAGPITIAVVVIAGIACFPRRAHPRPVTAVLPNLPATKGI is encoded by the coding sequence ATGACAACCACCCAACCCCGACACCATGATTCGGATGATCTGGCACAGCTGGGCTACCAGCCGCAGCTGCGCCGCTCGCTCGGGACGTTCGCGTCGTTCGCCGCCGGGTTCTCCTTCGTGTCCATCCTCACCACCATCTTCCAGCTGTTCGGCCTGGGCTATTCGCTCGGCGGGGCCGCCTTCTTCTGGACCTGGCCCCTCGTCTACGTCGGCCAGTTCCTCGTGGCGCTGTGCTTCGCCGAGATGGCCGCCCGCTACCCGATCTCCGGCGCGATCTACCAGTGGTCGCGGCGCCTCGGGGGTGAGGTGGTCGGCTGGTTCGGCGGCTGGTTCATGATCCTCGCGCAGATCGTCACCGCCGCGGCGGCCGCGATCGCGCTGCAGGTGGTGCTGCCGACCGTGTGGTCGGGCTTCCAGATCATCGGCGACAACCCGTCCCTCACCAGCTCCAGCGGCGCCGCCAATGCCGTTCTGCTCGGCACGGTCCTCCTGATCGTCACCACCACGATCAACTGCATCGGCGTGCACTGGATGAGCCGCATCAACGCCATCGGCGTCACCTGCGAGCTCGTCGGCGTGGTCGCCGTCATCGGCGCCCTCGCGATGCACGCCCAGCGCGGCCCCCAGGTCGTCTTCGACACCTCCCACGCGACCACGACCGGCTCGGGCGGCTACCTCGGCGCGTTCATCGTCTCCGGCCTCATGGCCGCCTACGTCATGGTCGGCTTCGGCTCGGCGGGCGAGCTCGCCGAGGAGACCGTCAACCCCCGCCGGGTCGCGCCGCGCACCATCCGGTTCGCCCTCACCGCCTCGGCGGTCGGCGGCGGCCTCATGCTGATCACCGCCCTCATGGCCGCGCCGACGCTGGGGGAGGAGCTCGCCGCCGGCGGCCTGCCCTACGTGCTCCAGTCCGTCCTCGGCTCGTTCTGGGGCAAGGTCCTCCTGGTCGACGTGGCCGTGGCCGTCTTCATCTGCACGCTCGCCATCCAGACCGCGTGCAGCCGCCTCATCTTCTCCATGGCCCGCGATCACCGGCTCCCGTTCTCGGACCAGCTCTCCCGTGTGAACCCGCGCACGCAGGCGCCCGTCGCCCCGGCCGTGCTCATCGGCGTCCTCTGCGTCGCCGTCCTGCTGGTGAACGTGGGCAACCCCGCGATCTTCGCGACCCTCGCCAGCGTGTGCATCGTGCTCATCTACCTCGCCTACCTGTCGGTGACGGTGCCGATGCTCTACCAGCGGCTCCGCGGCTGGCCGCACGGCGCTACTGTCCGCGACTCCGAGGGGAAGCCCGTCTTCACCCTGGGCCGCTGGGGAGTGCCGATCAACGCCGCGGCCGTCCTCTACGGCGGGGCGATGGTGATCAACCTCGCCTGGCCGCGCGCCGAGATCTACGACCCCACAGGCCAATCCCCGCTGCTGCAGTGGGCCGGGCCGATCACCATCGCGGTCGTCGTCATCGCCGGCATCGCGTGCTTCCCGCGCCGCGCGCACCCGCGCCCCGTCACCGCCGTCCTCCCGAACCTCCCCGCCACGAAAGGCATCTGA
- a CDS encoding urea amidolyase associated protein UAAP2, whose amino-acid sequence MIATVTPRAPWSGIVPAGHTLTMTDLDGNQAVDTLFYGAHDHAVRYSAQQTILGQGSIFLGAGTVIRDQESRPMMTIVDDEVGHHDTLGGACSQESNTLRYGHHTKHQHACVENFLIEGSRHGLGKRDLVGNVNFYMYVPVDPDGTLGIVDGLSAPGKKVVLRAEIDTLVLISNCPQINNPCNGFDPTAVELEISEAAA is encoded by the coding sequence ATGATCGCCACCGTCACCCCGCGGGCGCCCTGGTCGGGCATCGTCCCCGCCGGCCACACCCTCACCATGACCGACCTGGACGGCAATCAGGCCGTCGACACCCTCTTCTACGGCGCGCACGACCACGCCGTCCGCTACAGCGCCCAGCAGACGATCCTCGGCCAGGGCAGCATCTTCCTGGGCGCCGGAACCGTGATCCGCGACCAGGAGTCGCGCCCGATGATGACGATCGTCGACGACGAGGTCGGCCACCACGACACCCTCGGCGGCGCCTGCTCGCAGGAGTCCAACACGCTGCGCTACGGCCACCACACCAAGCACCAGCACGCCTGCGTCGAGAACTTCCTCATCGAGGGCAGCCGGCACGGCCTCGGCAAGCGCGACCTGGTGGGCAACGTCAACTTCTACATGTACGTCCCCGTCGACCCCGACGGCACGCTCGGCATCGTCGACGGCCTCTCCGCCCCGGGGAAGAAGGTGGTGCTCCGCGCCGAGATCGACACACTCGTGTTGATCTCCAACTGCCCGCAGATCAACAACCCCTGCAACGGCTTCGACCCCACCGCCGTCGAACTCGAGATCTCGGAGGCCGCCGCATGA
- a CDS encoding 5-oxoprolinase/urea amidolyase family protein produces the protein MTTLTVVRPGPMTTVQDWPGRAGYWSIGVPPSGPMDDLSFRLANLAVGNDEGAPGFECTLGGLAVTVDEATTVAVTGAPVTVTVDGAPVPTWAPVELLPGQQLAVGATGSLGMRVYLAVRGGVTVPDYLGSASTFTLGKFGGHDGRTLAAGDELPLGDTAASAPRRILDDEVPAFTTRWQLAVTVGPHSAPEYFTDADIATLYDTAYEVHFNSDRTGVRLIGPKPEWARPDGGEAGLHPSNIHDNAYSVGALDFTGDTPILLGPDGPSLGGFVCPVTVTTADRWKLGQLRPGDAVRFVPVRAAAAASPGAVGSARRANLPVVLSAGGDADDGVLARSMTADAETTITYRRSGDDNILVEYGAMTLDLESRARVHALEQRLRAESPRGLIDLTAGVRSLQVKFDPTALNQPAALDWIREAESQLPAADDMIVPSRTVSLPLSWDDPSTREAIERYVLGVRGDAPWCPWNIEFIRRMNGLGSVEDVQRIVFDASYLVLGLGDVYLGAPVAVPLDPRHRLVTTKYNPARTWTPENAVGIGGAYLCIYGMEGPGGYQFVGRTTQVWNHRHPLTAGGFEPEHPWLLRHFDRISWYPVSTEELADLRADTAAGRGSVDITPGSFSLSAHRAFLAREADDIARVRSAMEIARDEERGRWAAAGEFTRSAA, from the coding sequence ATGACCACCCTCACCGTCGTCCGCCCCGGCCCTATGACCACCGTGCAGGACTGGCCAGGCCGCGCCGGCTACTGGTCGATCGGGGTTCCGCCGTCCGGCCCGATGGACGACCTCTCCTTCCGCCTCGCCAACCTCGCCGTCGGCAACGACGAGGGCGCACCGGGATTCGAGTGCACCCTCGGCGGCCTCGCCGTCACCGTCGACGAGGCCACCACCGTCGCGGTCACGGGCGCGCCCGTCACGGTCACCGTCGACGGGGCGCCCGTCCCCACCTGGGCGCCCGTCGAGCTCCTCCCCGGGCAGCAGCTCGCCGTCGGTGCCACCGGATCGCTCGGCATGCGCGTGTACCTCGCCGTCCGCGGCGGCGTGACGGTGCCCGACTACCTCGGCAGCGCCTCGACGTTCACGCTGGGGAAGTTCGGCGGCCACGACGGCCGGACCCTCGCCGCCGGCGACGAACTGCCCCTCGGCGACACCGCCGCCTCCGCCCCGCGCCGCATCCTCGATGACGAGGTCCCCGCGTTCACCACCCGGTGGCAGCTCGCGGTCACCGTCGGACCGCACTCCGCCCCCGAGTACTTCACCGACGCCGACATCGCGACTCTGTACGACACCGCCTACGAGGTGCACTTCAACTCCGACCGCACCGGCGTCCGGCTCATCGGCCCCAAGCCCGAGTGGGCCCGCCCCGACGGCGGCGAGGCCGGTCTGCACCCGTCGAACATCCACGACAACGCGTATTCCGTGGGCGCCCTCGACTTCACCGGTGACACCCCGATCCTGCTCGGCCCCGACGGCCCCAGCCTGGGCGGCTTCGTCTGCCCGGTCACCGTGACCACGGCCGACCGCTGGAAGCTGGGGCAGCTCCGTCCCGGCGACGCCGTGCGTTTCGTCCCCGTCCGCGCCGCCGCGGCCGCCTCGCCCGGGGCCGTCGGCAGTGCACGGCGTGCGAACCTGCCCGTCGTGCTGTCGGCCGGCGGCGACGCCGACGACGGCGTCCTCGCCCGCTCCATGACGGCCGACGCCGAGACCACGATCACCTACCGCCGCTCGGGCGATGACAACATCCTCGTCGAGTACGGCGCCATGACGCTGGACCTGGAGTCGCGGGCCCGCGTCCACGCGCTCGAGCAGCGGCTACGCGCCGAATCTCCGCGGGGACTGATCGATCTCACCGCCGGCGTGCGCAGCCTGCAGGTGAAGTTCGACCCGACCGCGCTGAACCAGCCCGCGGCCCTCGACTGGATCCGCGAGGCGGAGTCGCAGCTCCCCGCCGCCGACGACATGATCGTGCCCAGCCGCACCGTCTCCCTGCCGCTGTCCTGGGACGACCCGAGCACCCGCGAGGCCATCGAGCGGTACGTCCTCGGCGTGCGCGGCGACGCCCCGTGGTGCCCCTGGAACATCGAGTTCATCCGCCGCATGAACGGCCTCGGATCGGTCGAGGACGTGCAGCGGATCGTCTTCGACGCCTCGTACCTCGTGCTGGGCCTCGGCGACGTGTACCTCGGTGCGCCCGTGGCCGTCCCGCTCGACCCGCGCCACCGCCTGGTGACCACCAAGTACAACCCCGCCCGCACCTGGACACCGGAGAACGCCGTCGGCATCGGCGGCGCGTACCTGTGCATCTACGGCATGGAGGGCCCCGGCGGCTACCAGTTCGTGGGCCGCACCACCCAGGTCTGGAACCACCGGCACCCGCTCACCGCGGGCGGCTTCGAGCCCGAACACCCCTGGCTGCTGCGGCACTTCGACCGGATCAGCTGGTACCCCGTGAGCACCGAGGAACTCGCGGACCTGCGCGCCGATACGGCCGCCGGCCGCGGTTCGGTGGACATCACGCCCGGATCCTTCTCGCTCTCCGCGCACCGTGCGTTCCTCGCCCGCGAGGCCGACGACATCGCCCGGGTGCGGTCCGCGATGGAGATCGCCCGCGACGAGGAGCGCGGCCGCTGGGCGGCCGCCGGTGAATTCACGAGGAGCGCAGCATGA
- a CDS encoding urea amidolyase associated protein UAAP1, with translation MTAIAETTATTQGARDHARAQADTRVEGMPTVPATAWPDPPAGVPADALTWAETVPGGRYTSKVLARGTRIRLTDTVGSACANVLLWRADAPWERLNVADTVKVPWQAYIGAGHPLLSDQGRVLATVVADGSGHHDALCGTTTLATNTAKYGAGEAHSDSPAGRELLVLAAAKHGLTPTDVTPSVSFFHGVTVEADGALASTGSAGAGTAVELVLHLPCVVAVANTAHPLDPSPTFDTGLLEVLAWRADDDLAALVAATDTDPEYQRAVANSEDAHRAAR, from the coding sequence GTGACCGCCATCGCTGAGACCACCGCTACCACCCAGGGCGCCCGCGACCACGCCCGCGCCCAGGCCGACACCCGCGTCGAGGGCATGCCGACGGTGCCCGCCACCGCCTGGCCCGACCCGCCCGCCGGCGTGCCCGCGGACGCCCTCACCTGGGCGGAGACCGTCCCGGGCGGCCGCTACACGTCGAAGGTGCTGGCGCGCGGCACCCGAATCCGCCTGACCGACACCGTCGGCAGCGCCTGCGCGAACGTCCTGCTCTGGCGCGCCGACGCCCCCTGGGAGCGGCTCAACGTGGCCGACACCGTCAAGGTGCCGTGGCAGGCCTACATCGGCGCGGGCCACCCGCTGCTCTCCGACCAGGGGCGGGTACTCGCCACCGTCGTCGCCGACGGCTCCGGCCACCACGACGCCCTCTGCGGCACCACCACGCTCGCCACCAACACCGCCAAGTACGGCGCGGGGGAGGCGCATTCGGACAGCCCCGCCGGCCGCGAACTGCTCGTGCTCGCCGCCGCCAAGCACGGCCTCACGCCCACCGACGTCACCCCGTCCGTCTCCTTCTTCCACGGCGTCACCGTGGAGGCCGACGGTGCCCTCGCCTCCACCGGCAGCGCGGGGGCGGGGACGGCGGTGGAGCTCGTGCTGCACCTGCCGTGCGTCGTCGCCGTCGCGAACACCGCCCATCCGCTCGACCCGTCGCCGACCTTCGACACCGGCCTGCTCGAGGTGCTGGCCTGGCGCGCCGACGACGACCTGGCCGCGCTCGTCGCCGCCACCGATACCGACCCCGAATACCAGCGCGCAGTGGCGAACTCCGAGGACGCCCACCGCGCCGCGCGCTGA
- a CDS encoding Bug family tripartite tricarboxylate transporter substrate binding protein: MTDSSDEAGRTKSPPGQRNMVALAIYAIIVVVVVSMAVFYSFQRGGLSADIRNKATLIAPAGAGGGWDLVMREAQAIMREQKIATNIQVVNVPGAAGTIGLSRLHSMPGRADVVMVGGTGLVAGVQQTKSAVTMTDVTPIARIFEEYDVLVVPANSPYKSVDDLVATWKSNPHSIPFTGGGSFDQLVMAQFAKAAGIDPKNTTYIPKAGGGEVAQALVTGTAKAAFSGYADLIDQIQSGRLRGLAMAAKEPLDGVDFPTLRQLGYDVTLANWRALFGPPGISPADVKNIRDVFDEVMRTQDWADAERNNKWTRAWLEGPDLTTFIADEDRVIAGLYKELGK; this comes from the coding sequence GTGACGGACAGCTCGGACGAAGCGGGACGGACGAAAAGTCCACCGGGACAGCGCAACATGGTCGCGCTCGCCATCTACGCGATCATCGTCGTCGTGGTGGTCTCCATGGCGGTCTTCTACTCCTTCCAGCGCGGCGGCCTCTCCGCCGACATCCGTAACAAGGCCACGCTGATCGCGCCCGCCGGCGCGGGCGGCGGCTGGGACCTCGTCATGCGCGAGGCGCAGGCGATCATGCGGGAGCAGAAGATCGCCACCAACATCCAGGTCGTCAACGTGCCCGGCGCCGCCGGCACCATCGGCCTGTCCCGCCTGCACTCGATGCCGGGCCGCGCCGACGTCGTCATGGTCGGCGGCACCGGCCTCGTCGCCGGCGTCCAGCAGACCAAGTCCGCCGTGACGATGACCGACGTGACCCCGATCGCGCGGATCTTCGAGGAGTACGACGTGCTCGTCGTCCCCGCGAACTCCCCGTACAAGTCCGTCGACGACCTGGTCGCGACCTGGAAGAGCAACCCGCACTCGATCCCGTTCACCGGCGGCGGCAGCTTCGACCAGCTCGTCATGGCCCAGTTCGCCAAGGCCGCCGGGATCGACCCGAAGAACACCACCTACATCCCCAAGGCCGGCGGCGGCGAGGTCGCCCAGGCCCTGGTCACCGGTACCGCGAAGGCCGCCTTCTCGGGCTACGCCGACCTCATCGACCAGATCCAGTCCGGCCGCCTCCGCGGCCTCGCCATGGCGGCCAAGGAGCCCCTCGACGGTGTGGATTTCCCGACGCTGCGCCAGCTCGGTTACGACGTGACCCTCGCCAACTGGCGCGCCCTGTTCGGTCCGCCCGGCATCTCCCCGGCGGACGTGAAGAACATCCGCGACGTCTTCGACGAGGTCATGCGCACGCAGGATTGGGCCGACGCCGAACGCAACAACAAGTGGACCAGGGCCTGGCTCGAGGGCCCGGACCTGACCACCTTCATCGCCGACGAGGATCGCGTCATCGCCGGCCTGTACAAGGAGCTGGGCAAATGA
- a CDS encoding tripartite tricarboxylate transporter permease encodes MDQFGLLLDGFAGALSPSNLMWVVIGCLIGTAVGVLPGLGSSMAVALLLPMTFALNPTAAFILFSGVYFGGLFGDSTMAILMNTPGQASSIASTFEGHQMAKNGKAPQALAIAAIGAFIGGMIASILVVFLAPFMADLSTKFGPAEYFALSLLAFGAISSVVSESVIKGLASLVMGLMFATVGIDQISGTERFTFGSANLFDGISLVIVAVGMLALGEIIIVASRIRRDPAPKALGAKAGRAWLSKAEFKEALPAWGRGTAIGLPFGVIPVGGSEVPTFLAYDVERRLDRRRKFPMFGKGAPRGLAAPEAAGNSTTGMAMGALLSLGLPVSATAAIMLAAFRQYGLQPGPLLFDNSPDLVWALLASFFIAMVVLLIINLPFAQLWAKLLLIPAPYLYGSIVVFCGLGIYATSPTMFDLLLFLAIGLLAFVFKRYDIPIAPLLIGMVLGPLAETSLRDALLSSDGDYSVFVSSPISITLYALLLAVLLIKARQVVTARTGKDV; translated from the coding sequence ATGGACCAGTTCGGACTCCTGCTCGACGGGTTCGCCGGCGCCCTCTCGCCGTCGAACCTCATGTGGGTCGTCATCGGCTGCCTCATCGGCACCGCGGTGGGCGTGCTGCCCGGCCTCGGATCCTCGATGGCCGTGGCGCTGCTGCTCCCGATGACCTTCGCGCTCAACCCGACCGCGGCCTTCATCCTCTTCTCCGGCGTCTACTTCGGCGGCCTCTTCGGCGACTCGACGATGGCCATCCTCATGAACACACCGGGTCAGGCCTCGTCGATCGCGTCGACCTTCGAGGGGCACCAGATGGCGAAGAACGGCAAGGCGCCCCAGGCGCTGGCCATCGCCGCGATCGGGGCGTTCATCGGCGGCATGATCGCGTCGATCCTCGTGGTCTTCCTCGCGCCGTTCATGGCGGATCTCTCCACGAAGTTCGGTCCGGCCGAGTACTTCGCGCTCTCGCTGCTCGCCTTCGGCGCGATCTCGTCCGTCGTCTCGGAATCAGTGATCAAGGGCCTGGCCTCGCTGGTGATGGGCCTCATGTTCGCGACCGTGGGCATCGACCAGATCTCCGGTACCGAGCGCTTCACCTTCGGCTCCGCGAACCTGTTCGACGGGATCTCGCTGGTGATCGTCGCGGTCGGCATGCTGGCGCTCGGCGAGATCATCATCGTCGCCTCGCGGATCCGCCGCGATCCGGCCCCGAAGGCGCTCGGCGCCAAGGCGGGCCGCGCCTGGCTCTCGAAGGCCGAGTTCAAGGAGGCGCTGCCCGCGTGGGGCCGCGGCACCGCGATCGGCCTGCCCTTCGGTGTGATTCCCGTCGGCGGTTCGGAGGTCCCCACCTTCCTCGCCTACGACGTGGAACGCCGCCTCGACCGTCGCCGGAAGTTCCCCATGTTCGGCAAGGGCGCGCCCCGCGGCCTCGCGGCACCGGAGGCCGCCGGCAACTCCACCACCGGCATGGCGATGGGAGCGCTGCTCTCGCTGGGCCTCCCGGTCTCGGCGACCGCCGCGATCATGCTCGCCGCGTTCCGGCAGTACGGCCTGCAGCCGGGACCGTTGCTGTTCGACAACTCGCCGGACCTGGTGTGGGCGCTGCTCGCCAGCTTCTTCATCGCGATGGTCGTGCTGCTGATCATCAACCTGCCCTTCGCGCAGTTGTGGGCGAAGCTGCTGCTGATCCCCGCGCCGTACCTCTACGGCAGCATCGTGGTCTTCTGCGGCCTCGGCATCTACGCCACGTCGCCGACGATGTTCGACCTGCTGCTCTTCCTCGCGATCGGCCTGCTGGCCTTCGTCTTCAAGCGCTACGACATCCCGATCGCCCCCCTGCTCATCGGCATGGTGCTCGGACCGCTCGCCGAGACCAGCCTGCGGGACGCCCTGCTCTCCTCGGACGGCGACTACTCCGTCTTCGTCTCCTCGCCGATCTCGATCACCCTCTACGCCCTGCTCCTCGCCGTGCTCCTGATCAAGGCGCGCCAGGTCGTGACCGCCCGCACCGGAAAGGACGTCTGA